In the bacterium genome, AGGAAACGCGGACGCTGCGCTCCGGGGACGTGCCTTTCGACAGTGCTTGCGATCATCAGTCCGTCGTAGGGAAGAATCCCGGAGCGATTCGACACGAAGAGCAGGCGCTCGGCCTGGGGAATGTTCTGGGTGTCGAAGGCCTTCACGCGGAACCAGCGCTCGTAGAGGAAGTCGATGTAGCGGCGCGCTCGGCGCAGGTAGCGTTCATCGAGTCCAAATTCGTCGACGACCGCCGACACGTCGCTCTGGCCGGGTAACGATGAGTGTTGCCTCAGCTCTTCGTACAACTCCACGACATCGAAGTCCCGAACGCGACCGACCATCTTGCGGCGCAGTCTCGCGATCAGACCCTCTTGTTCGATCTCCTCATCTTCCAGCTCGGGGTCGCCCTCTTCCACTTCCGTTGATCCGACGCCGAAGCGGCCCTCGAGTTCGCGTCGCAACGCGCTGATGGAGTCGCGCAACTCTTCGAACTCGTCGGGCCGGGCGTCTTCTTCGCTTTCACTCATCGGTAGGCTCGCAGACGCCGGCTGACCACGAAGCTCATCCAGGCTTCCTTGGTCGTGTATTCGGGAACGAAACCGAGTTCTTCGCGCGCACGTGAGGTGTCGACGACCCACAGGAAGCGGAAGAAATCGTAGAAGCCCGCCGGATCGTCCCCACTGCTGCGCAGGAAGTTCAGATACTCCAGTCGGAACAAGAGGGGATGCGGCAGGGAGAAGCTGCGCTTTCCGGCCAGGCGCAGGAGAGTCGAGAGCGGAAGCACGCCATCGCCCGCGAGATTGATCGGCCCGGGTACGTCCTGCGCAAGAGCGAGTTCGACCGCGTCGAGCAGGTCCTGCTCGTGCAGCACCTGCAGCAGCGGGTCGTATCCGAGCAGGGTTCGAACAGAGTTGCGAGCAAAATAGCTCGAAATGAAGCTCTCACTCTCCGGGCCGAGCGTCCAGCACGGGCGCAGTGAGGTCACGGTCATATCGGGATGGCGCGTGGCAAATACGCGCAGCAGGGATTCCATTTCAGCTCG is a window encoding:
- a CDS encoding NAD-dependent epimerase/dehydratase family protein, producing the protein MTPTRMPRSLAITGLDTFVGSRIAQRLFDSPLLENLIGIDVALPRRLEGRMRFHRVDLTEPTADSLVAEILEKESCDAVLHCAFFSQPHADPEYAHELEVLGSLHVMNAAAAARVQKLVVLSHAQVYGAHPDNPNFLREDAPLRGHGGACSVRDRAEMESLLRVFATRHPDMTVTSLRPCWTLGPESESFISSYFARNSVRTLLGYDPLLQVLHEQDLLDAVELALAQDVPGPINLAGDGVLPLSTLLRLAGKRSFSLPHPLLFRLEYLNFLRSSGDDPAGFYDFFRFLWVVDTSRAREELGFVPEYTTKEAWMSFVVSRRLRAYR